The Nicotiana tomentosiformis chromosome 9, ASM39032v3, whole genome shotgun sequence genome contains the following window.
AGCTCGCATCGCCTCGCCTCACGCTATTAGCGCTGATGCCAGCGCTATTTACAAGCCTGACTTAGACATAATCGATATGAGACATCGGAAATATATGAACATTTGAATCACATTCTCTCCTATATTGCATCACCTTGGCGGGTGAGAGCTTACTGTCACACTAACCCATAGAATCCAACGAAACTTCTAATCGCACAGTACTGAACCTCGCAACAAGTTTGTAGGTGGCCTGTCAATTATTCATCTACTGCAGCTACAGGACTGGAAGTGGCTAGAATAAACACATATTTGTGCAGAAATGGTGGAGCTCATTCACAAACTAGCTAGAATGCCCATGATCAGCTTTATCATTGTTGGAGTTAATTCTGCGTTAGGGAATAACCAGAGACCAAAACCGCATAACCAAACAATTGTGTATCCAAAGACTCATGGAACTAAGACCATCTCCAGTATTACCAGCAGATACTGTTGTGCTTCTGTTTCTCGGGGCGCTCGAAAAATGATTGAATAGACCTAGCTAGATGCAAAATGACCCAATGCAATGCACAAATGTTAATCTGCATTCATCTAGCTAAGGAGAGTTTCTAGTAATCCTAGTTGCTTTAGGATTATAATTGGTAAAGTCTAACTAGCTTTCTGTGAAACCTTTGGTTAATATAAAAAATGTATTGTTAGTACAAgtttttttcattcttttttttgtctttttttataGCATGTTCTTTTGTCATTCCTACACCAGAACTATGGGTGCTTTATTTTTGCAATTTGCAAGCGTGAATTATCTTTTATAGCTTGATGCATAAGAGTTGTTAATCTTTTTGCTCAATGCATACAATAGAATGTCTCCCCTGAAAAGTAGAGATGCACTCTTTGGTTTCAATTTTGTACTCTTCTCATCCATGTCCTTTTGTCCTCTTCTCTATTTCTGAATTTAATTTGCTCTCTTCCAGAAGATATGTACTTTCAAGATCATGAGGTGAGATTTGCAATCTTTTCTGTGCTGGTcaaattcattttttttcttaGTGCAGGTTGGTAACGAAGAACGAATTCATGTATACTATGCACATGGAGAAGATCACCCGACCTTTGTTCGGAGATGTTACTGGCTACTTGACAAGTATGAAATACACTTTGTTGCTGCTAGCATCAAGCCAATAAAGGGTTTCCCCTTTGTTTTTTTTCCAGTTAACGGCAATGATAAATCATTTGCATACAGTTTCCACTTATATGAAACAACTTGTATCCTTTGAGTTTGACTTTTTCCATTTCTATGCTTGTATCAGGTCCCTTGAACACATAGTCCTTGTTCATTATCGCGAAACTCAGGAGGTTTGTTTCCTTTATCTTGGCAACTTTTCAATACATATCACTTATGAAAAAATATCCTTCTTCAATACATATCCTTGTCTGCGTGTTCCAGTTTCTTGTTGTCCTTGTTTAGACTTCCTGTGAAAATAACTTATCATTCATATATGCACTTCTATATTTTTGGCTCACTTCATTTAACTTCAACTCGTATCATCATCATACCAAAGAAAATAGAAGTGAAAAACaagtcaaatatatatatacattctacAACAAGTCTAAAACctgataatactgggtatgttgttgttgtaacaAGTCTAAAACCTATTCCCAGCTAGTAGATATCACTTATATGGATCTAGTCTGGAAACGtttgtttttccttcttttttcctGTTTTTTTGGTTGTGGGGTGGGGAATGAGAGGGAACTGGGAACAATGGTGATGGTGGTATAATCTTCATGCAGTGTGAATTTGTATTCATTTTTTTTCCTATTCATTTTCTATATGATTCTGACTAAAGAACAATGATAGATAATATATATTTGTTGTTCAAAAGCTGGAAGAGGACCGACTTTCTGTTGTGTAATGTTCACCTCTTAGTTGATAACAAAAGGAAGGTGAGTGACTTCTTTATCCCAAAAAAAGGAGCGGAAGTGCGCCTCCAGACTGATAATTCTGTATAATGGTATGTTATGCACTTGTCTGAGCTGGAGCTGGCATGCTCCAATTACCCAAGGACAGGTGCTTTTTGGTAACTCCGCCTATGTCAAAATTGACTGAGATAACACACTAACATGTCTTGTGCATGTGATTGTAAGCACTAACATGTTTTGTATATGTCGAACTTTCTGCACTTCTTAGGTTTGGATCTGTGGGGAATCGGGAAAAGTGTGCTTTTTTATTTTGTGGGCAGCAAGGGGAGAAATCCTCAGAGCTGGGAATTTGAGGAGAAAGAGGATTACATATGTTAGTTGTTGCTTTATGTGCAAATGCTTTGATGAAGATGTGGATCACCTCCTCCTACATTTTCAGGTGGTTATCACCTTGCTTGTGGTATGAGATGTTAGTGGTTAGAGCTGCAATGAGCAATGTCGAGCACAGTAAAGAAGGCACTTCTAGCTAAAATTCTAGAAGGAGAAGTCGGAGAATGTGGGACATTGCGCCATTAGCACTCATGCGGGTTTTGTGTAAGGAGAGAAATATTAGAGCTTTTGAATGGATAGAGAACTACTATGTATACTTGAGGAATAGCATCGCATTCCATGTTTCTTTTTGGTGCACTCATGAATTTCCAGTTTGTATGTAAGATCGGGTGCCATTTGTAGAGAATCATATTATGTTGTAGATTCTCTGCTTTTTGCtactgagggtctatcggaaatagcctctctactccatcggggtaggggtaaggtctgcgtacacactaccctccccagacccctcacctgtgggattttactgggttgttgtattCTCTGCTTTTTGCTATACTGCTTGTATATGGGAGATCTTCCCATTATTAATAAGATTATTTATTTTGTCCCCCCCAAAAACGGAACTTTTTCCTGTACTGGAATAAGTCCCTTTTTAAGTAGTTGTAAATATATCGAATGTTTTAAATTAGTTGTTGTCTACCGTGCAGACACAGGGCTCCCCAGTGACCTCTGTTGCCAAGGGTTCTCCAGCCACGCCTGTTAATTCCAATTCCAGTTCAGATCCATCTGGTTGGGTTTTATCAGAAGAATGTAATTCCGTAGATGAACGGGCGTATGGTTCTAGCCAACATGCACATTTAGGTATTGCAGAGTGGGGTTTCTAGAAATGATATCTTATTAAGATTTTATTTAGTAGAATATCAACTGCCTGAACTGAGCCTTCTATGAGTGGAGACATAAGCATCATGTTTAATCCTTCTGTCTAAGTTGTAGCTGCATAAATAAAACAACAGAATATCACTCTTGAAGATAAtgtgatatttttattattaggaACTTCTGAGTAATTTATCGTGCAACAAGATTGTGTCCTACTTATGCTATTAGATGTCAGACTTGCTGTAATCTTGAAATGTCCCAATAAGAAAAAACTTTTTTTTCTCCTTTGGAGTTGGCTCAATTAATTCCTGTCTTCTACTGATTGCAGAGCCTAACAGGGATATGACCGCCAAAAATCATGAACAGAGACTTCTTGAGATTAATACACTTGAGTGGGATGAGCTTTTGGCACCTGACAATCCCAACAAGCTAAATGCAACTCAAGAAGGTATTGTGTGTATTCTTGTAAAATTGGTGCTTGTAGCCTGTGAgaaatttatttgatcatttacCTAATTCATTGATCATGCATCCTTCCTTTTGTATCCATGTATAGCGGGAGGAAGGGCTTCAGCCGGGCAACAAAATCAATTTGAAGTTAATGGTTACAGCCTCAACGTAAGCAGTTCTAATATGCTGCTTGCTTCACTAGTGCAATTCTCCGCAGATCCTTCTTTTCTCTAACTCATCTTTTCTCGTTATTTCAATATTTTGATACTACGGGATTAAATTTAATGAAAGTAATGTGAGGCCCTAATTGTTGTTTAGTAAGTTAGATTATATTTTTCTCATAGGCAATAGGGAAAACTCTTGAAGGGTAAATTAGCACCAAAATCAATATTATCTAATTACACGATGGGTTAGAATGAAAATAACTTTGGAGCTAATTATTTTTCAGTAATTGTCTATTTAGTTGATTTATGTTTAACTTGTTTTTCTCaaactctttttttcctttttaaataactTCAACTTTCAAGGCCAATGAGTTTATCTGTTCCGTGTTCTGCAAATTTTAACTGTCAAGCCACTGAGTCATCTGTTCTGGTGTTCTGCAGAGTTTGATATTCCCAAGCAACCTTTTCATTACTCCCATGGACACCATGATTTAACcttttaatttaaataattttaattttggaCACAGTTTTATGTCTCCAAAGTTTCTAGAGTGATATAACAAATGTGTTCACTTTTTCGTTGTTCACACCGTGCAATGCTCATTATtagattatatataaatattatatatatatataatatattatatataaatatatatatatatatatatatatatatatttatatattggtCAATGTTGATATGCACACATTATTCTATATACTACATGTTAAGGATCGTGCTGGCAAAAGCCTTTAGATATAAAAATGGCTTTTGCATTGTGTCCATCTAATTAACCTAACCTCTAACTTCTGGTTTAAGTCTATCCTTAGCAATTGTCAAGTTCCGCCATGAAATAATTCAACTTCTTCCTATTTACTTGGATTCCATGTGAAAAATagtattattaattttttatttctttcttttgtaTGGCTACTAATAATGGTGATTTGCAGGATGGCTCTTTATCTGTGTCGAGAGTACCTGTAGCATCTTTAGAAAGTTTTGTTTGCCAAGTGGCTGGAAGTGATACTGTAAATTTTAATCCTTCAAATGACACGTCCTTCCGTTCTGGGGATGGTCAGATGACTTCAAATTTTCAGAAGAATGAGTCTGGAGTAACAACAGTGGGTGCAGGTGATTCCTTTGATAGTCTGAACAAGGATGGCCTCCAAACTCAGGACAGCTTTGGACGGTGGATTAACTACTTCATAAGTGATTCTCCAGGATCTGCAGATGAGATGATGACTCCTGAATCTTCAGTAACTATCGATCAATCATATGTAATGCAGCAGATATTCAACATAACAGAAATCTCTCCTACTTGGGCTCTTTCAAGTGAAGAAACAAAGGTTCTTTTTCTTCAAAGCCTCGCTACCTTGCTATAATAGCATCAGTTCACAAGAACAAAACCTTCTCTCGCGATAAGAGAGAAGGAATGTCCCAGTCCCATGTTTGGTTTAAGAAGTTCTATTTGCATTCAtatgaaaaaagaaaatttatCAATCTCATTGTACTAATGGAATATTAATACTCATTAGACATGTCCTGGTTTGACATAAGATAACATTGAGTGACAGTCAATGCCTAGCTTACGTGTCGAAAGTAATTAAATAAACAAATAACTTATTCAGCTTTCCACGCTGTGGCTAAATTCAGTTTCACTTAAGTTATCAGAGAGAGAATTCACTTAAACTTTTAGAAATAAATCATACAGTAGCCAATTACTGGGTGGAGGCAAGAGTTCCTAGATGCACGCATTCTTTTCGAGCTATGATCTCAACATTTATATTGTCTTAATCATTGCAGATCTTAGTGATTGGGCATTTTCCAGGAGGACAATCGCAACTGGCAAAGTCAAATTTGTTCTGCGTATGTGCAGATGTTTGTTTTCCTGCAGAATTTGTGCAGTCCGGGGTATATCGTTGTGTAATTTCACCTCAACCCCCTGGGCTGGTAAATTTGTATTTGAGTTTCGACGGTAATACACCAATCAGTCAAGTCATGACCTATGAGTTTCGAGCTCCTTCAGCACGCAAATGGACAGCTCCTCTGGAGGAACAGTCTAGTTGGGATGAATTTAGAGTTCAGATGAGGCTAGCTCATTTGCTCTTCTCTACATCTAAGAGCCTAAGCATTTTTTCCAGTAAAGTACACCAAGATTCCCTGAAAGAAGCAAAGAGATTTGTTCGAAAATGTTCGCACATTACTGATAATTGGGCATATCTGATCAAATCAATTGAAGACAGGAAACTCCCTGTCTCACATGCAAAAGACTGCTTGTTCGAGCTGTCTTTGCAAACAAAGTTTCATGAATGGCTGTTAGAAAGAGTTATTGGAGGGTGTAAAACCTCAGAGTGGGACGAGCAAGGTCAAGGAGTTATCCATTTGTGTGCTATCCTAGGTTATACTTGGGCTGTATATCCATTTTCCTGGTCAGGCTTATCATTGGATTACCGGGACAAGTATGGTTGGACAGCTCTTCACTGGGCTGCTCATTATGGAAGGTAATCCTTAGTGCAGCTAAGGggttttgaaatcattattatttgattgcttaaaaataaaaatcatgAAGCTTCTTCTTATTTGAGTATACGTCTACTGCTGTCCACCAAAATGTCTGACCCACGCCACCCCCTTTCCTCCACCTCCCCCAACCAAACAAAGGAAAAAATGtttaatgaaatgaaaacataaccAGGGTACATTTATTTTGAATATTACAATTTTTCAGCATATTGGTTGCTTACTTTTGGGATTTTCGACTATCAGAGAGAAAATGGTTGCAACCCTTCTATCCGCCGGTGCAAAACCAAATTTGGTGACAGACCCTACTTCAGAGAACCCTGGTGGATCCACTGCTGCTGATCTTGCATCTAAAAATGGTTTCGAGGGTTTGGGGGCTTATCTTGCGGAGAAGGCTTTAGTTGCACA
Protein-coding sequences here:
- the LOC104102909 gene encoding calmodulin-binding transcription activator 5; the protein is MESSRAGQLAGSDIHGFRTLQDLDIPSIMEEAKMRWLRPNEIHAILCNYKYFNIFVKPVNLPTSGTIVLFDRKMLRNFRKDGHNWKKKKDGKTVKEAHEHLKVGNEERIHVYYAHGEDHPTFVRRCYWLLDKSLEHIVLVHYRETQETQGSPVTSVAKGSPATPVNSNSSSDPSGWVLSEECNSVDERAYGSSQHAHLEPNRDMTAKNHEQRLLEINTLEWDELLAPDNPNKLNATQEAGGRASAGQQNQFEVNGYSLNDGSLSVSRVPVASLESFVCQVAGSDTVNFNPSNDTSFRSGDGQMTSNFQKNESGVTTVGAGDSFDSLNKDGLQTQDSFGRWINYFISDSPGSADEMMTPESSVTIDQSYVMQQIFNITEISPTWALSSEETKILVIGHFPGGQSQLAKSNLFCVCADVCFPAEFVQSGVYRCVISPQPPGLVNLYLSFDGNTPISQVMTYEFRAPSARKWTAPLEEQSSWDEFRVQMRLAHLLFSTSKSLSIFSSKVHQDSLKEAKRFVRKCSHITDNWAYLIKSIEDRKLPVSHAKDCLFELSLQTKFHEWLLERVIGGCKTSEWDEQGQGVIHLCAILGYTWAVYPFSWSGLSLDYRDKYGWTALHWAAHYGREKMVATLLSAGAKPNLVTDPTSENPGGSTAADLASKNGFEGLGAYLAEKALVAHFKDMTLAGNVSGSLQTTTEHINSGNFTEEELYLKDTLAAYRTAADAAARIQAAFREHSFKVQTKAVESSNPEIEARNIVAAMKIQHAFRNYESRKKLAAAARIQYRFRSWKMRKDFLNMRRHAIKIQAVFRGFQVRKQYRKIVWSVGVLEKAVLRWRLKRKGFRGLQVQSSQAVDIKPDGDVEEDFFRASRKQAEERVERSVVRVQAMFRSKRAQEEYRRMKLEHDNATLEYERASVLDPDIQIG